The window CCCCAGACGAGGCTGGCAGCGAGCGCCAGCGTGAGGGCCCCCTGCAGCCAGGGGCGCCGGCGCTGGCCTTCTTCATAGATCTGCAGGACACAGAGATCTACAGCGACCAGAGCTGGAGTCAGCAGACTCAACAGGTATCGCGAACCCCAGCTCCACTGGCCATCATGTGGCGCGGAAATCAGAATCAGGATCAGCGCCAGCAACGCTGCAACCGAACTCAGGAAAACGGGCCGCGATCGCTTACGCAAGGTCGGTATCAGCGCCGGAGCAAAGATCAGGACCAGGAAAGGGGAATGACCAAAAAATCCCGGCTGAAACTCGCCCAGCTTACTGGCGCCAATCAACATGCTCTGAACAATTGCGCCGCGCTGCTGCAGATTAAACAGGTGTTCCAACTCCAGGGCGCCCGAAATCTTTGTGCCAAGTATCGAACCGCTGCTGAAGAAATGAAAAATTGCGATGGCGGTCAACATCGCCACAGCGCCGCTGAAGGCCGCCAGAGTGTGCAGTAAAGATCCCCGGACGCGATTCCAGAATCCATCGATGGACTGTAATGCACCCAGGGCCATTGGCCAGAAAAGCGCCTCCGGTCGAAAGGCAAAGACGGCGGCTGCCAGCGCGGCGCCGACAAAGCTCTGCCAGTAGCGGCCCTGCTGTCTGGCGCGTAACATCAAGCAGGCGCCAGATGCGGAAAGCAGCAGTGTCGGCATTGCTTCGGAAAAATCTACGGCATGCATCAGAAGGGGAGTCGACACAACGGCGGCCAGTAGCGAGGGCCACGCCAGGCGCCAGGCCCTTGCCAGGACCAGAAGATAGCCCAGAAAGATCAGACCATTGGCCAGCGGCCCGGCCGCCCGTTCGCCGAACGAAAACAGGGCGGCGCCAAACCAGGCATAGGCCAGAGGAAAGACCGGTTGCCAGCTGCCATCCGGCTGGCGCGCCAGATAATTGCCAGTTTTCAGCGGAAAGTAGCGCAGCTCGGCGTCAAGCTCGCCCAGCTCATGATGAATGGCCGGGCTGCCATAGCGCAGAATGGATTCGCTCTGCAGATAGCGCATCATGGCATCGTTGGTAAAAACGTGCCGCGGCGAAATCTGCGTAAAGCCCCACAGCAGGGCTAAGGTCCCGAAGAGCAGGGGCGCCCATTTGCCAGACTGCCGAAGCGCCGTCTGTCGGCTGCTGCTCGCGCCCTGTGTATCCATGAGCTTACAGATCGAGGTTTACAACCAGTCTGGCATTGTTCTCGATAAAGCGGCGGCGCGGCTCGACATCATCGCCCATCAGGACATCAAAGGTTCGCTCCACAGCTTCCAGCTGCAGTGTATCCTCATCCAGCGGCTTCACCTGCAACATGACCCGCCGTTCCGGATCCATGGTGGTCTCCCACAGCTGCTCCGGATTCATTTCACCGAGACCTTTGTAACGCTGAACCATGGTCTTGTCGCTGTTAAACTTTTTGAGCAAACGCTCCTTTTGCTCATCGGTGAATGCATACTCCTGGTTCTTACCATTCTTAACCAGATAGAGCGGCGGCTGGGCGATGAAGAGATAGCCTTTGTCTACCAGCGGGCGCATTTTCTTGTAGAAGAAGGTCAATAGTAGCGTGCGAATGTGCGAACCATCGACATCGGCGTCGGTCATAATAATGATCTTATGGTAGCGCAGCCTTCCTTCCGTGAAGCCTTCTTCGCCAAAACCAATGCCCAGCGCCGTAACCAGAGTTTTGATCTCGTCATTGTTCAGAATGGCATCATCGCGCGCCTTAAGCACGTTCAGGATCTTGCCCTTGAGCGGGAGGATAGCCTGATTGTTGCGATTGCGTCCCTGCTTGGCTGAACCGCCGGCCGAATCGCCCTCGACGATAAATAGCTCTGAGCGCGATGGATCTCGCTCGGAACAGTCGGCCAGCTTGCCCGGCAGACCGCCGCCCTCCAGAATGCCTTTGCGCTTGGTAACCATCTCGCGCGCCTTGCGGGCGGCCTCGCGAGCGCGGTTAGAAAGAATGCACTTCTCAAGAATTGGCCGGATCTCTCCCGGATTCTCTTCCAAAAAGAGCGTGAGCTTCTCATTGACGATCTGCTGCACTATGCCTTTGATCTCGGCATTGACCAGTTTCTCCTTGGTTTGAGAGTTGAATTGCGGTTCGGGAACCTTAACCGACAGAACGCAGACCAGGCCCTCGCGCACATCATCGCCGGACAGCGTGGCGCCGCCCAGTTTCTTTTTCATACTCTCGTCTTTCTTCAGATACTCATTCAACGTTCGGGTGAGCGCTGTGCGAAATCCCTCGAGGTGTGTCCCCCCCAGCAGGTTATTGATGCCATTTGTGAAGCAGAAGAGTTGTTCGCTCTGATTCTCCGTATAGGAGAGGGCAAACTCGCCGACAACGTGGTCCTTCTCGCCTTCGAAGTAGATGATCTTCTTGTGCAGCATCTTCCGCTTTTCGATCAAGCGTTGAACAAATTCGATGATGCCGCCCGCGTAGTGAAATTCTTCCTGCCGGACCGGTTTCTTGCGCTCATCTACCAGATGAATTTTCAGACCCTTATTCAGGAAGGCCATTTCCTGCAATCGCTGGAACAGCAGACCGAATTTGAACTCCGTAGTGGTGAAGATTCCAGCATCCGGCTTGAATCGTACTACTGTACCGTGCCGCTCCGTTTTGCCGATCGGCTTCACCGGTCCTTTCGGCACGCCGCGTTCGTAGCGTTGCTTGTAGATCTGTCCATCCTTGTGAACTTCCGCTTCCAGCCATTCGGAGAGGGCGTTGACTACTGAAACGCCCACGCCGTGCAAACCGCCTGATACCTTGTAGGCTTCTTTTTCGAATTTGCCGCCAGCGTGCAGCACGGTCATTACGACTTCGAGGGTGGATACTTTCTTTTCAGGATGGATGCCAACGGGAATCCCGCGTCCATTGTCGTATACTTCGATGATATTATCGGGCAGGATGCGCACCAGGATTTCGTCGCAGAAGCCGGCCATATGTTCGTCGACCGAGTTGTCGACGACCTCGTAGACCATCTTGTGCAGGCCGCTGTGATCCTGCGTTCCGATGTACATTCCGGGGCGCTTGCGTACCGCCTCCAGACCCTCCAGCACTTTGATCTTGCCGGGGTCGTAATCATGCCGCGCTTTTTCGTGAGCGGCGCCTTTCTGTTGTTCGCGAGCCATAGTGTTCGGGCATCTTGCCTGGCGCCGTCAGGCCGGCGCGGATCGATCCCTGTCTCCGATTTCAGCTGTCGACGGCGCTGCCGCCGAAATCAGCGCGAGACATAAATTATGGAAGGGGCCTTGCTCTGCCAGCCATTTCCGCAGGCAGAGCCGCCAGGGCTTTAGCGACGGTTCTTTTCTAGCTGCTCGGCGTATTCGATGGTGTATTGCGCCCAGGGAATTGCGTTCAGGCGGGCCTCAGGGATCTTCTTGCCCGTACCCTCGCAGACGCCGTAAACGCCTTTGTCCAGTTTGTCCAGAGCCAGATCGATCAGGCGGATCTTCTCAATGTCCATGTCCGAGAGTTTGGTCAGGACTTCATTGTTGATTACGCCGTCGGCCAGATCCACAAGATCGCCTTGATCATTGTAGACCATGTATTCGCGTTCAATCTCCAATTCACGGAGGATTTCGGCTTTGGCCTCCAACAATCGCTGCCGGTACTTGTCGAGTTTGGCTTTATCCATCACAGACCCCGGAACATTGGGATGCGCGGCGCACAGTCCGCGGCTGAATGAAATTAGCCACCGGGGGGGGGGCCGGCAAGTCCGTCAAACATTCTGTCACATGCATCGCTTGAGGTCTCTGCCATTTTTTTTTCGGACTCCAGGTGAAAACACCAGGAAAGTGCTTGCCTCCTAATGCGGTGCACTAGCTTATGGTGCAACGCACAAATGACCGGCGCCAAGCCGGCGACTGTGGAGATCAGGAGGACGTCCATGCTCGAGAAAAACATTCAGGATATTCTGAACGCCGGCATCGGTCTTTTCAAAGTTGGAGAACAAAATTTCCAGACTGCGATCCAGGCCATCACCAAGGCTTTCGAAGATCTGAAAAGCAAAGGCGCAGCGGACAATTCGGAAGCCGCGCAAAAGGTTCGCGAGGTTCTGGACAATACCATCAAGGGTCTGAACGATGTGGCCAGCCAGGCGCAGGCTAACTTCGAGCGAGTGCTCTCTGAGGCGCAAAAGAACTACACCCAGGTGCTTGATCAACTCAAGACTGTGGTTGGTGAAGACCGCATCAAAGATGTAAACTCGCGTTTCGAAGAACTGGCTTCCTTCATCAAGGAGAAAGCCGGTCAGGTGAATA of the Leptospirales bacterium genome contains:
- a CDS encoding TraR/DksA family transcriptional regulator, translating into MDKAKLDKYRQRLLEAKAEILRELEIEREYMVYNDQGDLVDLADGVINNEVLTKLSDMDIEKIRLIDLALDKLDKGVYGVCEGTGKKIPEARLNAIPWAQYTIEYAEQLEKNRR
- the gyrB gene encoding DNA topoisomerase (ATP-hydrolyzing) subunit B, whose translation is MAREQQKGAAHEKARHDYDPGKIKVLEGLEAVRKRPGMYIGTQDHSGLHKMVYEVVDNSVDEHMAGFCDEILVRILPDNIIEVYDNGRGIPVGIHPEKKVSTLEVVMTVLHAGGKFEKEAYKVSGGLHGVGVSVVNALSEWLEAEVHKDGQIYKQRYERGVPKGPVKPIGKTERHGTVVRFKPDAGIFTTTEFKFGLLFQRLQEMAFLNKGLKIHLVDERKKPVRQEEFHYAGGIIEFVQRLIEKRKMLHKKIIYFEGEKDHVVGEFALSYTENQSEQLFCFTNGINNLLGGTHLEGFRTALTRTLNEYLKKDESMKKKLGGATLSGDDVREGLVCVLSVKVPEPQFNSQTKEKLVNAEIKGIVQQIVNEKLTLFLEENPGEIRPILEKCILSNRAREAARKAREMVTKRKGILEGGGLPGKLADCSERDPSRSELFIVEGDSAGGSAKQGRNRNNQAILPLKGKILNVLKARDDAILNNDEIKTLVTALGIGFGEEGFTEGRLRYHKIIIMTDADVDGSHIRTLLLTFFYKKMRPLVDKGYLFIAQPPLYLVKNGKNQEYAFTDEQKERLLKKFNSDKTMVQRYKGLGEMNPEQLWETTMDPERRVMLQVKPLDEDTLQLEAVERTFDVLMGDDVEPRRRFIENNARLVVNLDL